GCTGATCGTGGAGTGCCGTCCGATCAGCCGGACCAAGCACTGGCGCGTCCGCAAGATCCTCGAGCGCGCCAAGACGGCGGTCGAAACCGAGCCGGTCGAGGTGGGGTCATGATTCAGATGCGGACGGTTCTCGACGTGGCGGACAACTCGGGGGCCCGAAAGGTGCAGTGTATCAAGGTGCTGGGCGGAAGCCGGCGGCGGTACGCCTCGATCGGCGACATTATCGTCGTGTCGGTCAAGGAGGCGGTCCCCAACGCGAAGGTCAAGAAAGGCGACGTGATGAAAGCGGTGGTGGTGCGGACGGCCAAGGAGGTGGGACGCCCCGACGGGACCTACATCCGCTTCGACAACAACTCGGCGGTGCTGATCGACAACCAGAAGGAGCCGATCGGAACCCGTATTTTCGGTCCGGTCGCGCGCGAGCTCAGGGCCAAGAAGTTCATGAAGATCATTTCGCTGGCGCCCGAGGTGTTATAGCGGCGGGCCCGGGGAGAAGGCTAACCGTGCATATCCGAAAGAACGACAGCGTCATGGTGATCGCCGGCAAGGAGCGCGGTAAGACCGGGAAAGTGTTGCGGGTGGTGCCCAAGAAGGGCGGGGTGGTGGTCGAGCGGCTCAACCTGGTCAAGCGACACATGCGGCCCCGCGGTCCTCAGCATCCCGGCGGGATCGTCGAGAAAGAGGCTCTCATCCGGGCGGCGAACGTCATGCTGATGTGCGACAAGTGCAACGCTCCGGTGCGCGTCGGGCACAAGGTCCTCTCCGACGGGAAGAAGGTGCGTGTTTGCCGACGCTGCGGGGAAGCCTTAGATTGACGGGTACGGCAATGGCGAGGCTCAAGGACAAGTACTACAACGAGGTCGTGCCGGCGATGCAGCGGGAGTTCGGGTACAAGAACGCGATGCAGGTGCCCCGGCTGGAGAAGATCACGGTGAACGTGGGCCTGGGCGAGGCGACGCAGAACATCAAGGCCCTTGAGACGGCTGCGGCCGAGGTCGCCGCGATCACCGGGCAGAAACCGGTGATCACCCGGGCGAAGAAGGCGATCGCCAATTTCAAGCTGCGCCAGGGGATGCCGATCGGCTGCATGGTAACGCTGCGGCGCGATCGCATGTACGAGTTCCTGGACCGGCTTATCCACGCGGCGTTGCCCCGGGTGCGGGATTTCAAGGGAGTGCCGGACCGATCGTTCGACGGTCGCGGCAACTATTCCCTGGGGCTGCGGGAGCAGATCATCTTTCCCGAAATCCAGGCCGACAAGGTGGACAAGCCCAGGGGTATGACGGTGACGATCACCACGACGGCAAAAACCGACCGGGAGGCGCGGTCGCTGCTCAGACTGCTGGGCATGCCTTTTGCCGGCTGAGGCGCAGGGGGGGTTCCGTTGGCCAAGAAATGTCTTCGTGTCAAGGCCGAAAGGCCGAACAAATTCAGGGTTC
This sequence is a window from Candidatus Zixiibacteriota bacterium. Protein-coding genes within it:
- the rplN gene encoding 50S ribosomal protein L14; the encoded protein is MIQMRTVLDVADNSGARKVQCIKVLGGSRRRYASIGDIIVVSVKEAVPNAKVKKGDVMKAVVVRTAKEVGRPDGTYIRFDNNSAVLIDNQKEPIGTRIFGPVARELRAKKFMKIISLAPEVL
- the rplX gene encoding 50S ribosomal protein L24 yields the protein MHIRKNDSVMVIAGKERGKTGKVLRVVPKKGGVVVERLNLVKRHMRPRGPQHPGGIVEKEALIRAANVMLMCDKCNAPVRVGHKVLSDGKKVRVCRRCGEALD
- the rplE gene encoding 50S ribosomal protein L5 — protein: MARLKDKYYNEVVPAMQREFGYKNAMQVPRLEKITVNVGLGEATQNIKALETAAAEVAAITGQKPVITRAKKAIANFKLRQGMPIGCMVTLRRDRMYEFLDRLIHAALPRVRDFKGVPDRSFDGRGNYSLGLREQIIFPEIQADKVDKPRGMTVTITTTAKTDREARSLLRLLGMPFAG